In the genome of Streptomyces sp. NBC_00433, the window CACTCGGGCTGTTCGGCCGCGCAGGGCCGGAAGAAGTGCTCGTAGTGGTCGCGCAGGGTGTACGGACCCGACAGCCAGGGCTCGTTGAGCACGGCACCGTCCGGGTCGATGCACAGCAGGAAGTGCCAGCTGCTGCCGTCGCCCTCACCGCGGGCCTGCTGCCTGGCGATGGCGCGGGCCAGCCGCAGCGCCGTCGCGCCGCCCACGGCGGCCTCGTTGGCGTGCGGGCCCGCGACCACCAGGACATTGCGGCTGCCTTCGCCCACCGTCAGCATCAGCAGCGGTCGGCCCGCCCGCGACCTGCCGACCCTCCCCAGCCGGCAGATCCCGGGATAACTCACGGTCAGAGCCCGTGCACCCGCAGTCACTTCGTCGGTCGTCGGATAGAGCATCCCCGCCATCCCCGCCACCGCAATCCCCCAGGAGCCCGGGCACGGAAGGCCGGGGCCGTATTACGACATCGAGTTCGATCCCGTTAGTACGACACGCCGCCGCAGAGGTGTCAACGGTGCTACCACGGCTGTTACGCAGGCCCTTGCGGGCGCGGCGCCGGAGCGTGACGCCGCAGATCACCCGCCGCGGCCGCACCGAGAGCGGCCGTCCGGAAGGCGGTGCCGTCGACGCCCGTCTCCTTGCCGGTACGGAGGGCGGGCCCGGCCGGCGGCACCCCGTGCCATTCCCGGCGCCCGCACACTGCCACCTGGGCGACCAGCGGCGAAGCGCATCAGTCATACGGCCGCGAGATCCGCAGCAGGAGCGGCGCCGGGTCGGTCACCCGGGCGGCGCGGGCCGCCGCGCCGCACCAGGAACCGCCATGGCAACGCCGAGCGTGACGGCGGCCGGCCCGGCCGCATCGTCGGGCGGCACCCGCGGCAACAGGCCGAAGCGGCGTACGCCGCCCGGCTCGTGGCCCTCCTCCTGCGGACAGCCCGACAGGTAGCCCGGCACCCCACCGCCCGGGGCCAGGACATACGGCAGATGGACGAGGGTGACCGCCGCGAGGGCGGTCGGGAGTGCCACCGGCGCCGGGCAGCGCGCCGAGCGGCGCGGGGCTCGGCGGCCGGGTGGGACGCGCACCGGCGCCCCGGGCAGGACGGCATCGGCGACGGACGGCGACGGGCGGGTCACGGATCTCACCCCGCGGAACCGGAAGGGGCGGAAAACGGTGCCGGATCCTTACGGAACAGGGACGCCGGCCGCTCCGGACCGCCGATCGATGGTCACTGTCAGTGGTGGGTGCGAGACTCTTTCCCATGAGCACCGCACCCGTGTCCGTACCGCCGCCGCGCCGGCGGATCCTCGTCGTGGACGACGATCCGACCGTCGCGGAGGTCGTCGCGGGCTATCTCGACAGAGCCGGCTTCGCCGTGGACCGGGCCGCAGACGGCCCGACCGCGGTCGCCCGCGCCGCCGCCGCACGACCCGATCTGGTCGTGCTCGACCTGATGCTGCCCGGCATGGACGGCCTCGAAGTCTGCCGCGTCATACGGGAGGACGGGCCGCTGCCGGTGGTCATGCTCACCGCGCGAGGCGACGAGGACGACCGCATCCTCGGCCTGGAGGTCGGGGCGGACGACTACGTGACCAAGCCGTTCTCACCTCGCGAGCTGGTGCTGCGGGTCGAGTCGGTGCTGCGCCGCGCGGGCGCGGCGCCCCCGCCCGGGCCGTGGCTGCGGTCGGGCACGCTCGCCCTCGACCCGGCAGCGCGCAGGGCGCTGCGGGAAGAGGAGGAGCTGCCGCTGACCATCCGCGAATTCGACCTCCTGGCCTTCTTCCTGCGGCACCCGGGCCGGGTGCTGGGCCGCGAGGAGCTGATGCGGCGGGTGTGGGGCTGGGAATTCGGCGACCTGTCGACGGTGACCGTCCATGTGCGGCGGCTGCGCGAGAAGATCGAGGACGATCCGGCCAGGCCGCGGCTCATCACCACGGTGTGGGGCGTCGGTTACCGCTTCGACCCGGAGGCGTCCGCGGACGCCGACACCCATGCGGGCGGGTCGGTGGACGGCGGTGGCGGCAATGGGTGACGTGGTGGTCATCGCGGCGTATGCCGCGGTCGGCGCGGCGGTCGTCGGGCTGCTCGGTGCCGGCGCCCTGCGCCTGCTGCGCGGCCGCTCTGTCGCGCTGTCGCTCGCCGTGGTCGTCGTGGTCGCGGTGTGCGCGATGCTCGCCGGGACACTCTCCGTGGCCTGGGCGATGCTGCTGTCGGAGCACGACCTCGCCGTCGTCACCACCGTGTGTGCGATAGCCGCGGCCGTCTCCCTCGCGGTGGCGCTGCTGCTCGGCCGCACGGTGGTCGCCGGCAGCCGGGCGCTCACCGCGGCCGCCCGTGCCTTCGGCGACGGCGACGCCTTTGCCGCGCCCGTCGGCACGCCCACGGCCGAGCTGGCCGAGCTGGGCCGCGAACTGGCCGCCACCAGCGCCAAGTTGGAGGCCTCCAGGGAGCGGGAGCGCGCGCTGGAGGCGTCCAGGCGCGAGCTGGTCGCCTGGATCTCCCACGACCTGCGCACCCCGCTGGCCGGTCTGCGAGCCATGACCGAAGCGCTGGAGGACGGGATAGCGGCCGACCCCGGCCGCTACCACCGGCAGATCCGCACGGAGGTCGACCGGCTCAGCGGGATGGTCGGCGACCTGTTCGAGCTGTCCCGCATCCAGGCCGGGGTGCTGGCGCTCAGCCCCTCGCGGATGTCCGTCTACGACCTGGTGGGCGACGCGATAGCCGGGGCGGATCCGCTCGCCGCGGAGCACGGAGTGCGGCTGGTCGGGGACCGGGTCGAGCGGATCCCCATCGAGGTCGACGGGCGGGAGATGACGCGGGTGCTGGCGAATCTGCTGACCAACGCGATTCACCGGACACCGGCGGACGGCACGGTCGCGGTGTCCGCCCTGCGGGACGCCGCGTCGGGGGCGGTCGTGGTGTCCGTGACGGACGGGTGCGGTGGGATTCCGGCCGCGGACCTTCCCCGCGTCTTCGACACGGGGTGGCGGGGCAGTGGGGCGCGCACTCCGACGGTGACGCCCTCGGCGGGGGCGGGCTTGGGGCTGGCGATCGTGCGCGGGATCGTGGAGGCGCATCACGGACGGGCGGCGGTGCGCAATGTGCCGGGCGGATGCCGGTTCGAGGTCGTGCTGCCCGCGGCCACTCCCTTGCCGGGGAGGCTGTAGGGGGTACGGCCGCGTACCCGGGCGGGGCCGGTGGCCCCGTGGCCTGCCGTTCGCCGTTGGCGGTGCGGTTCGCCGTTGGGGTGCGGTGGTTGGGGGCTGGGCGCGCAGTTCCCCGCGCCCCTGAGGTCCTGCTGCTTGCCGTGGTGTCGCGGCCTTCCCGCCGTCGTGGTCGCGCGCGCAGTTCCCCGCGCCCCTGAGGTGGTGCCCCTTGCCGTGACCTCGCAGCCCACCCGCCGTTATGGGCTGGGCGCGCAGTTCCTCGCGCCCCTGCGGTGGGGGTCGGGGGGAGTCAGCCGAGCGCGGGCAGTTCGATGGTGAGGGTGCCGGCGTCGGCGTCGAGGACGGCGGGCACCCCGAGCGGCACGGTCAGGGCGGGCAGGCAGTGCCCGAAGCCCAGGTTCTCCAGGACCGGGACGCCGAGCGGCCCGAGCCGGTCGAGCAGCAGGGCGCGCACCTCGTCGTCGGGGCCGCAGCCCTCCCAGGAGCCGAGCGCGATCCCGGCGACCCCGTCGAGCCAGCCGGTGCGCAGGAGTTGGGTGAGGAAGCGGTCGAGGCGGTACGCCTCCTCGCCGGTGTCCTCCAGCAGCAGGATGCCGCCCGCGGCCGAGGGGCGGCCCGAGGGCGTACCGATGTCGGAGGCGAGCAGGCTGAGGCAGCCGCCCAGGGTCACGCCCGCGGCCCGCCCGGGTACGAGCGCCCGGGTGCCCGGTGGGTGCAGCCGCTGGACGTCCTCGGGCGTGAAGAGGGTGCGGCGCAGGTGGTCGAGTCCGGCGGCGTCGGCGAGGAAGGCGGGGGTGCCGGGCATCGGGCCGTGCAAGGTGGCCAGGCCGAGGCGGGTGGCGAAGGCCTCGTGCAGCACGGTGACGTCGCTGAAGCCGAGGAAGGCCTTCGGGGCGGCCTGCCGCATGGCGTCCCAGTCCAGCAGGTCGACCATGCGCTGCGTGCCGTAGCCGCCACGGGCGCAGAAGACGGCGGCGAGCGCCGGGTCGCACCAGGTGTCCCGCAGGTCGTCGGCCCTGGCCCGGTCGACGCCCGCGAGGTAGCCGGAAGGGTGGCCGTCCAGCACATGCGGCGCGACGACCGGCTCCAGCCCCCAGCCCCGCAGGACGTCGAGCCCGGCCTCCAGCATCCCCGGCGGCACCGGTCCTGCGGGCGCGACAACACCCACCCGGTCGCCCGGAACCAGTCGCGGCGCCCTGACCAGCGCGCGCACGGCAGCCGCGGTCACCGAGTCCCGCCGGCCTCTACGCGAGGGCGGACGGGCGCGGCCACGGGTGCGGCGGCCGGCACCGCACCGCCACCCTCGGCGGACAGACCCGCCCGGCCGACCACGGGCACCACCGCCCGCACCGCACGCCCGCCCCCAACGCCGGAGCCGGCCGCCCCACGTACGGCGGCCCGCACCACCCCGGGGCCCTCAACGCGGGGGCGGACCTGCCCGGCCACGGACACGGTGGCCCGCACCGCACCCGCACCGCCACCCTCGGCGGACGAAGCCGCCCGCCCCACCACGGGCACCACCGCCCGCCCGCGCGCACGCGCCCTCCCCCGGGGCGCGCGCGGGGTCGGCCGTGGGCGCGGGGCGCAGGCGGTCACGGGGTGAGGTCCAGGACAGGGATGCCTGGTGGGGTGAAGTCGAAGGTCTGGGCGTAGAGGGAGAGTTCGGCTTCCAGGCAGGTCACGAGGGTGTCCAGGCGGCGGAAGCCGTGGCCTTCGCCGGGGAAGGCCAGGTAGGCGCGGGGGAGGGAGCTGCCGGCGAGGGCGGCGAGGAAGCGGTCGCATTGGGCCGGGGGGCAGATGACGTCGTCGAGGCCCTGCATCAGGAGGAAGGGGGCGGTGACGCGGTCGGCGAGGTGGACCGGGGAGCGGTCGTGGTAGCGCTCGGGGACCTCGGTGTGGGGGCCGATGAGGGATTCGAGATACCAGGCCTCGAAGTCGTGGGTCTCGCCGCCGGCCGGCGACCAGCCGGCCAGGTCGAGGATGGGGTAGCTGATCGCGCCGCAGGCGAAGGTCGAGGTGGTGGTCAGCGCGGCGGCGGTGGTCCAGCCGCCCGCGCTGCCGCCGCGGATGGCGAGCCGCCGGGGGTCGGCGGCGCCCTCGGCGGCCAGGCCCTCGGCGACGGCGACGCAGTCCTCGACGTCGACGATGCCCCACTGCTCGCGCAGCCGGTTGCGGTAGGCGCGGCCGTAACCGGTGGAGCCGCCGTAGTTGACCTCGGCGACGCCGATGCCGCGGGAGGTGAAGTAGGCGACTTCCAGGTCGAGGACCATGGGGGTGCGGCTGGTGGGGCCGCCGTGCACCCAGATGACGTACGGGGCGGGCCCGGTGGCGGTGTGGTCGGGGTGGCGCGGGGCGTAGACGTGGGCGTGGACGTCGCGGCCGCCGGGTCCGGTGAAGACGCGGGCCTCGGCCTGGGGGATGTACGCCGGGTCGACGGTGTCGCGGTGCGGGTTGCCGATGACCCTGGCGCGGCCGGTGGCGGCGTCGAGTTCGACGATCTCCGCAGCGCTGCGGGCGCTCGCGGCGACGCCGATGACGCGGCTGCCGGTGGCGGCGAGGGTGCTGCTCCACTCCGTCCAGTGGCCGAGGGCGTCGGTGAGCTGCCCGGTGGCGGGGTCGAACAGCGCGAGCCTGGCGGCCCCGACGCCGTGCAGGACGGCGATCAGGCCGTGGTCGAGCGGGGCGAACCAGCGCTGCCCGAGCTTCCACAGCGGCCCGCCGAATTCCTCCTCGCGCGGGCACAGGTCGACCGCTTCGCCGGTCGCGGGGTCGACGCGGTGAAGATTCCACCAGCCGGTGCGGTCGGTGGACGCGAGCAGGGTGCCGTCGGCGGCCCATTCGGCCTGGCAGACGGATTCCTCGGGGCCGCCGATGAGGGTGCGGGCCGGGCCGAGGGTGCCGTCGGAGCGGACGTCGGCGCAGCGCAGCTCCGTGCCGTCCCAGGGCATCCGCGGGTGGTCCCAGGCCAGCCAGACGGCCTGCCCGGCGTCGGGCGACAGGCGCAGGCCGGTGACGAAGCGGTGGTCGGCGGGGGCGAGTTCGCGTACGGCCGCGCGGTCCGACGCGGCGCTGCCGTCGAGCGGGACGGCGACGTGGACCCGGCGCAGGTCGCTGGGCGCCTCACCGGTGAATTCCTCCAGGACGGCCCACACCTCGCCGCGCCCGGTGTGCACGGACGGCTCGGCCCAGCGCAGTCCGCCGCCGACGGCGGAGACCGGGGTGAGCGGGTAGGGCGGGTCCTGCGGGCGGTCCGGGCGGAAGGCGTAGAGGCGCTGGTCGGGGTGGTGGGCGAAGACGATCAGCGGGGAGCCGTCGACGATCGCGCCGCCCCAGGGTGTGCCGCCGTATTCCATGACGCGGTTGCGGACGTTCCAGGGGGCGGGCAGCGGGCATTCCTCGGTGCCGTCGGGGCGGCGCCTGATCAGCGCGCGGCGGCCGCCCTCGGCGGGGCGGGGCGCGGTCCACCAGAGGTCGTCGCCGACGACGCCGATGCTGTCGGGGCTGCCGTCGTGGGCAGCGGCGGTGGCCGCGTCGATGGGCGAGGCCCAGCTGCCGTATCCGGTGTCCTGCTGCGTGGTGGCGGTCATGCGGTCTCCTCCCCCGCGGCTCCGCGCAGGAAACGGTCCAGTACGTGGACGCCGAAGTGCAGGGCGTCGACGGGTACGTGCTCGTCCACGCCGTGGAAGAGCGCCTGGTAGTCGAAGCCCGGCGGCAGGCGCAGCGGTGAGAAGCCGTAGCCGGTGATGCCGAGCCGGGCGAACTGCTTGGCGTCGGTGCCGCCCGACATGCAGAACGGCACCACGTGGGCTCCGGGGTCGAAGTGCTCGAGGGCCTCGCGCATCGCGGCGAAGGACGCCGAGTCGACGGGTGCTTCGAGCGGCACCTCGTGGTGCTGGTAGTCCCAGCGCACGTGGGGCCCGGTGAGCCGGTCCATGGTGGCGGTGAATTCGTCCTGGCCGCCGGGCAGGACGCGGCCGTCGACGTGTCCGGTGGCGGTGCCGGGGATGACGTTGACCTTGTAGCCGGCCTGCAGCATCGTCGGGTTGGCGCTGTTGCGGACGGTGGGGCGGACGAATGCCGCCGCACTGCCGAGCCGGTCGAGCAGCGCGTCGACGTCGTCCAGGTCGGCGGGGACGCCGTAGAGCGCGGCGAGTTCGGTGAGGGCCGCCTCCACGGTGCCGGTGAGGCGGACCGGCCAGCGGTGCTCGCCGATCCTGGTGACGGCGGCTGCCAGGTGGACGACGGCGTTCTCGTGGTTGATCTTGGAGCCGTGGCCCGCCCTTCCCTCGGCGGTCAGTTCGAGCCACGCGGTGCCGCGCTCGCCGGCCGCGACCGGGTAGAGGCGCAGCCCGTTGTCGGTGTGGACGGTGTAGGCGCCGGATTCGCTGACGCCCTCGGTGCAGCCGGCGAAGAGGTCGGCGTGCTCGGCGGCGAGGAAGCCGGCGCCGTAGGCGGCGCTGTCCTCCTCGTCGGCGGTGAAGGCCAGCACGATGTCCCGCGCCGGGCGCTTGCCGCCGCGGGCCCAGGCGCGGACGCAGGCCAGCACCATCGCGTCCGTGTTCTTCATGTCGATGGCGCCGCGGCCCCAGACGACGCCGTCGCGGACCTCGCCGGAGAAGGGGTGCACGGTCCAGTCCTCGGCCTGCGCGGGCACCACGTCGAGGTGTCCGTGCACCAGCAGCGCGTCGGCCGACGGGTCGGCGCCGGGGATTCTCGCCACCACGTTGCTGCGTCCCGGCGCCTTCTCCAGGACGGTGGGTTCGATGCCGGCCTCGGCGAGGCGCTCGGCGACGTATTCGGCGGCTGCCCGCTCGTTGCCGTCGCCGCCGCCGCGGTTGGTGGTGTCGATCCTGATCAGGTCGGAGGTGAAGCGCACCACCTCGTCCAGCGCCAGGTCGTCGACCACGGGTGCGCCGCCTCCGCGCGGGGCCGTCGTGGACCGCTCAGCCATACTGCTCCTCCACCGCCTGGGAAACGAGTGTGGTCACGGCCTTGAAGGCGCGCAGGGCCGCGTACATCGTCGGCAGGGTATACGCCACCCGCCGCTCGCCGGTCTGCTCCACCCCTGGGACGACGGTGGCGGCGCCGACCAGGTGCCAGGCGTCGAATTCCAGCTCCACGGTGAACGGCCCGGCCTGTACGGGTTCGTGCCGTACGGCCAGCGCGGCGGCCTCCTGGGCCGCCGCCCGGATGTCGGCGGCGGTCCTGGCCGGCGGCCGGCAGACGGCGGCGTAGCGGGACACGTAGTCCTTCACGGCGACCGTACGGGCCCGTGGCGCGTAGCCCTGCGCGTCGACGCCGGTGCGGTCGTCACCGGTCACCAGGACGACGGGGACGCCGTACTCGGCGACGACCAGCGCATTGAGCCGGCCCTCGCTCGCCGGCTCGCCGTTGACCCACACGCCGGTGACGGAGTTGGCGAGGTAGGTGTGCGCGAGGACGCCCTCGGTGCCGGCGCCGGTGTGGTAGCCGACGAAGGCGACACCGTCGACGTCGCCGTGCTGGACGCCCTCGACCATGGACAGTTCCTTGTGCCGCCCGGTGAGCAGCTGGGCGCGCTCGTCCAGCTGCTCCAGCAGCAGGTTGCGCATCGTCCAGTGCGCCTCGTTGATGAGCACCTGGTCGGCGCCGCCGTCCAGGAAGCCCGCCACGGCGGCGTTGACGTCGGAGGTGAACATATGGCGGCAGCGCTGCCACTGCTCTGTGCCGGGCAGGACGTCGGCCGGCCAGGTCACGCCGGTGGCGCCCTCCATGTCGGCCGAGATGAGGATCTTCCGCATGCGGGATCACATTACGCGGCCGGTCCGGATCATGCGGCGAGCCCTGCCACCAGCCATCGGGACGGGACCTCTATGCGGACGCCGTCCGGCCGGAATTCGGTGGTCCGCAGCGGCTCCTCGCCCGCGGCCAGCACGTCGAGTCCCGCCGAGGTGAAGTAGCCGTGCACCGCCGCGTCGTGGACCTCGCCGGGCGCGATGCCGTGCGCGAAGACCGCGCCGATCTTCGGCGGCGGCCCCGCGGGGCCCTGGGCCAGGCCCATGAGCACGCCCTTGGCGGCCTCGGCCAGTTCCACGGCGAAGGCCCTGCCGCGCTGCCCTATGAGGGTGGCGATGCCGTCGACCAGGCGGCTGCGGTCGGCGGTCTCGCACTGGTGGAGCACGCCGCGCATGTAGACGTTGGCGTCGCCCAATTCGGCGTGCAGCGCCCGGACCGCGTCGGTGTCGACGGCGTCGAGCTGCTGGTAGCCGGCGAGGCCGCGCGGGTCGTCCCTCCTGGCCCGCGCTATGGCCGCGCCCGCGAGGTCGACGCCGACGACGGACGGGTAGCGGCCGGCCAGGAAGCGGGTCTGGGTGCCGTTGCCGCAGCCCAGGTCCACCAGCGGCAGCCCGGGGTCGAAATACTCCTCGAAGTGGGCCAGGTGCCGCTCGGCCGTCAGTGCCGGCTCCGCGTCCCAGAGGACGCCTCCGGGCTCGTTCGGCGCGTCCGCCCAGAAGCTCTCCCACGCAAGTGCGTAACCGCCTGAGACGTTCACACGTACTCACCACTCCCCACGTCGTGATCGTACGGAAAGCTCGGCGGGCCACAGGGGGCCTGCCGAAGAGGGCCGGGGTCAGCGCCTGCGGCGCACCGGCAGTGCCTGCTCGAACCACACGGTCTTGCCCTGCGCCGACCGGCTGGTGCCCCATTCGCGGGCCAGCCGGCTGACGATCCGCATGCCGCGCCCGCCTTCGTCCTCGGGACCCGCGCTGAGCAGGACCGGCACCCCGTGGTCGTCGTCGGACACCTCTACCAGGAGCGCGTCGGCGCGCACCAGGCGCAGTCCCACCGGCCGGTCGTGGGCGTGCCGCACGGCGTTGGTGACGACCTCGCCGACCAGCAGCTCGGCCGTCTCGGCGACGTCCGCCAGCTGCCATTTCCGCAGGGTGTCGCGGACCAGGGACCTGGCCCTGCCCACTTCCGCGGGGTCGGCGGCCAATTCCCAGGCAGCCACGTCCTCGCGCGGGATGCCGCCCAGGCGGGCCATCAGCAGCGCCACGTCGTCCTTGCGGCCGCCGCGCGGGTTGAGGGCGCGGATGATCGTGTCGCAGGCGTCGTCCATGGACGCGGCCGGGTGCGCCGCGCTCTCGCACAGCGCGGCGAGTCCGGCGCCGATGTCCTGGCCGCGGACCTCGACCAGGCCGTCGGTGCACAGCACCAGCCGGTCGCCGGGCGCCACCGGGATCCCGACCGTCTCGAAGGGCACCCCGCCGACGCCCAGCGGTGCCCCGGTCGGCACGTCGAGTAGTTCGCTGTGGCCGTCTGCGGCCCGCACCAGGACCGGCGGGATGTGCCCGGCGTTGGCGATCAGCACCTCGGACTCGACCGGGTCGTAGACGGCGTAGAGGCAGGTGGCCAGATACTGCTCGCCGAGCCGCTGCGCCAGGTCGTCCAGATTGCGCAGCAGTTGCGCGGGCGGCAGGCCGAGCTGCGCCATGGTCTGCACGGCGGTGCGGAACTGCCCCATCATCGCCGCCGAGTTCAGCCCGTGGCCCATGACGTCGCCGACGACCAGGGCGAGCCGCGAGCCGGACAGTTTGATGCAGTCGAACCAGTCGCCGCCGACCCTGCCGAGCCGGGTGCCCGGCAGATAGCGGGTCGCCAGGTCGCAGCCGGGCATCCGCCGCGCGATGTGCGGCAGCATGCTGTCCTGGAGGGTGTCGGCGACATTCTCCTGGTACGTGTACATCCGCGCGTTGTCGAGCACGAGCCCGGCGCGGGCGGCCAGCTCGGAGCCGGTGACGCGGTCCATGTCGTTGAAGTCGGGGCGCTCGCGGTGGCGCAGCAGGATCATGAAGCCCAGCACCACATTGCGGGCCTTCAGCGGCACGACCAGCATCGAGCGGTGGGTGATCAGCGGGCTGATGTCGCGCTTGGGGAACTGCGCCGCGATCGCACGGCCCATCTCCTCGCTGATCCGCGGCACCATGACCGGCTCGCCGGTGGTCATGCACTGGAAGAACGGGGTCTGGGCGGGGAAGGGCATCGACTCGCCGACCGGCACGACGTCGTCCCAGCGCCCCGGCTCGTCAGTGTGCTCAAGGGCGACGCGGTACCACATGGTGGTGACGTCGGGCGGGCCGTCGGGGAAGCCCTCGCCCGCGAGCACCTGCTCGCGCAGGTAGGTGCCTGCGACGTCGGTGAAGCGCGGCACGACGGCCGCGCTGACCTCCTGGATGGTGCGGGCCAGGTCCAGCGAGGTGCCGATCCGGCCGCTGACCTCGTTGAGGAATTCCAGGTGCTCGCGCACCACGGCGTATTCCAGGTCCGGCGCCAGCTCCTCGGCGGGCACCGACGCCGGGTCGAGCGCCGCTTCCTGCTCGGCGGCCCGCCGCCTGGCCTGCCGCTCCGCCCTGCGCGGCACACCCCAGTCGGGGGTGACGGGGACCCGGTCGTGCCGGCTGATCTCCAGCACCGGATAGCCCAGGTCGAGGACCTGCGCCACGATCCGCGCGCTCTCCAGCGGATTCATGCTGGGCAGGATCTCCGGGAGCCGCTTGGCGAGGCCGTCCGCGCCGGCGAATTCGGTGTGCAGCGCGAAGCCCGGTGCGATCCGCTCGGGGCCCGCGGCCGGCGCGTCCGGGCCGCCGGGCGTCAGCCGCCCCGCGTCGGCGGCCAGCACGAGCAGCCGCTCGGGGCCCGGGCCGACCAGCGGGTAGGCCCACCACAGCACGTCAAGGGCGCCCTCGCCGCCGTTCCCTTCACCGCCCGCGGCCGGGTCCTGCCGCGGCTCGAAGAGCCGGGCACGGCCCGCGGTGGGATACGAGCCGGCGCCCGCGAGCGACGGCTCAAGGCCCCGCCCGTCGTCCTCCTCGGAGGGATACGCCGCTCCCGGCGCCTCGGGGGCGCCGGAATCCCGCACTGCCGCGCCCTCCAGGGCGCCGACCACCGGGAGCAGATCGACGGCGGGCTGCCCGACGGCCTCCTCACGGGAACGGCCGAACAGCCTGCGGGCGCCCGTACTCCAGTGCGACACCAGGCCCGCGGCGTCCACGACGATCACCGCGAGCGGGATCCGGCCGGAAAGCCCTGCGGGATTGCGGCGGTCCATGGTTCGTCGGGCTCCTTCCCCCGGCAGCCGAGTACCCCGTTCCGGCGGGTGGGCACACCCGTCCGGCGCAGGCTCCGCGGCGCCGCTACCACGGTACGGCCGGGCGGGCTTCGCCGAAGGCAAAGGCGGGAAACCGGGCGCACGCCCGCGCGCGAGCAACCGCACGAGCCGTGCTAGCGTCCAAACTCTGTGTTCGAACTCTGATCCGAGCCGCTCAACGGGTGGGGGTTCGATCCCCGCCGGGTGTCAGCCGGCCGGGGCATCCACACCGCCCGCCACCGGAAGAGGCTCTGTGACGACCTGGCAGCCTGCGCGTGTTTCCGTGCCCAGGAAACCCAAGGCACTGCTTCGCCGGGCGAATGTACGCCATCCGGTCGTCGTGGCGACCGCGGCCGCCTTCGTGCTCCATGTCCTGTGGGCCTTCTTCCTGGCCAAGGACTCCGGCGACATGGCCGCGCAGTACGCCTGGACCGACTTCATACGCGCCCATCCCTCGGCCTCGTACAACCTGTCCTGGTACGGCGGGATGCACCCCGCCTCCTACAGCATCCTGTCGCCGTACATCATGGCCGCGCTCGGGGTGCGGACCACCGCGGTGATCGCCGGCACACTGTCGGCGACGGTCGGCGCGGCACTGCTCATGCGGGGCGGTGTCCGCCGTCCGATGGTGCCGGCGCTGTGGACGACGTTCGCTCTTTGGTGTGACGTCGTCTCCGGCCGGGTGACCTTCGCGCTCGGCATGCTCTTCGCGATGGTCGCCACCCTTGTGCTCTTCCCCGCCGCCGCGAACCTGCGCGGGCGCTCACCGCGGCTCGCCACGGCGGTGGTGATGACCGCGCTGGCCACCATGTGCAGCCCCGTCGCGGGGCTCTTCATGCTGGTGGTCGCCGCCGCGCTGTTCCTGACCGGCCGCAGGACCGACAGCTACGTGCTGGCCGCGGTTCCGCCG includes:
- a CDS encoding M55 family metallopeptidase; translation: MRKILISADMEGATGVTWPADVLPGTEQWQRCRHMFTSDVNAAVAGFLDGGADQVLINEAHWTMRNLLLEQLDERAQLLTGRHKELSMVEGVQHGDVDGVAFVGYHTGAGTEGVLAHTYLANSVTGVWVNGEPASEGRLNALVVAEYGVPVVLVTGDDRTGVDAQGYAPRARTVAVKDYVSRYAAVCRPPARTAADIRAAAQEAAALAVRHEPVQAGPFTVELEFDAWHLVGAATVVPGVEQTGERRVAYTLPTMYAALRAFKAVTTLVSQAVEEQYG
- a CDS encoding prolyl oligopeptidase family serine peptidase encodes the protein MTATTQQDTGYGSWASPIDAATAAAHDGSPDSIGVVGDDLWWTAPRPAEGGRRALIRRRPDGTEECPLPAPWNVRNRVMEYGGTPWGGAIVDGSPLIVFAHHPDQRLYAFRPDRPQDPPYPLTPVSAVGGGLRWAEPSVHTGRGEVWAVLEEFTGEAPSDLRRVHVAVPLDGSAASDRAAVRELAPADHRFVTGLRLSPDAGQAVWLAWDHPRMPWDGTELRCADVRSDGTLGPARTLIGGPEESVCQAEWAADGTLLASTDRTGWWNLHRVDPATGEAVDLCPREEEFGGPLWKLGQRWFAPLDHGLIAVLHGVGAARLALFDPATGQLTDALGHWTEWSSTLAATGSRVIGVAASARSAAEIVELDAATGRARVIGNPHRDTVDPAYIPQAEARVFTGPGGRDVHAHVYAPRHPDHTATGPAPYVIWVHGGPTSRTPMVLDLEVAYFTSRGIGVAEVNYGGSTGYGRAYRNRLREQWGIVDVEDCVAVAEGLAAEGAADPRRLAIRGGSAGGWTTAAALTTTSTFACGAISYPILDLAGWSPAGGETHDFEAWYLESLIGPHTEVPERYHDRSPVHLADRVTAPFLLMQGLDDVICPPAQCDRFLAALAGSSLPRAYLAFPGEGHGFRRLDTLVTCLEAELSLYAQTFDFTPPGIPVLDLTP
- a CDS encoding M20/M25/M40 family metallo-hydrolase produces the protein MAERSTTAPRGGGAPVVDDLALDEVVRFTSDLIRIDTTNRGGGDGNERAAAEYVAERLAEAGIEPTVLEKAPGRSNVVARIPGADPSADALLVHGHLDVVPAQAEDWTVHPFSGEVRDGVVWGRGAIDMKNTDAMVLACVRAWARGGKRPARDIVLAFTADEEDSAAYGAGFLAAEHADLFAGCTEGVSESGAYTVHTDNGLRLYPVAAGERGTAWLELTAEGRAGHGSKINHENAVVHLAAAVTRIGEHRWPVRLTGTVEAALTELAALYGVPADLDDVDALLDRLGSAAAFVRPTVRNSANPTMLQAGYKVNVIPGTATGHVDGRVLPGGQDEFTATMDRLTGPHVRWDYQHHEVPLEAPVDSASFAAMREALEHFDPGAHVVPFCMSGGTDAKQFARLGITGYGFSPLRLPPGFDYQALFHGVDEHVPVDALHFGVHVLDRFLRGAAGEETA
- a CDS encoding LD-carboxypeptidase; amino-acid sequence: MRALVRAPRLVPGDRVGVVAPAGPVPPGMLEAGLDVLRGWGLEPVVAPHVLDGHPSGYLAGVDRARADDLRDTWCDPALAAVFCARGGYGTQRMVDLLDWDAMRQAAPKAFLGFSDVTVLHEAFATRLGLATLHGPMPGTPAFLADAAGLDHLRRTLFTPEDVQRLHPPGTRALVPGRAAGVTLGGCLSLLASDIGTPSGRPSAAGGILLLEDTGEEAYRLDRFLTQLLRTGWLDGVAGIALGSWEGCGPDDEVRALLLDRLGPLGVPVLENLGFGHCLPALTVPLGVPAVLDADAGTLTIELPALG
- a CDS encoding response regulator transcription factor; its protein translation is MSTAPVSVPPPRRRILVVDDDPTVAEVVAGYLDRAGFAVDRAADGPTAVARAAAARPDLVVLDLMLPGMDGLEVCRVIREDGPLPVVMLTARGDEDDRILGLEVGADDYVTKPFSPRELVLRVESVLRRAGAAPPPGPWLRSGTLALDPAARRALREEEELPLTIREFDLLAFFLRHPGRVLGREELMRRVWGWEFGDLSTVTVHVRRLREKIEDDPARPRLITTVWGVGYRFDPEASADADTHAGGSVDGGGGNG
- a CDS encoding HAMP domain-containing histidine kinase, producing the protein MGDVVVIAAYAAVGAAVVGLLGAGALRLLRGRSVALSLAVVVVVAVCAMLAGTLSVAWAMLLSEHDLAVVTTVCAIAAAVSLAVALLLGRTVVAGSRALTAAARAFGDGDAFAAPVGTPTAELAELGRELAATSAKLEASRERERALEASRRELVAWISHDLRTPLAGLRAMTEALEDGIAADPGRYHRQIRTEVDRLSGMVGDLFELSRIQAGVLALSPSRMSVYDLVGDAIAGADPLAAEHGVRLVGDRVERIPIEVDGREMTRVLANLLTNAIHRTPADGTVAVSALRDAASGAVVVSVTDGCGGIPAADLPRVFDTGWRGSGARTPTVTPSAGAGLGLAIVRGIVEAHHGRAAVRNVPGGCRFEVVLPAATPLPGRL